One bacterium genomic window carries:
- a CDS encoding DNA-3-methyladenine glycosylase I translates to MNKTVTRCGWPGADELMQAYHDTEWGVPVTDDRKHFEFLLLDAFQAGLSWRTILHKRENFRKAFAEFDYKRVAKFGDKEFARLMDDAGIVRNRLKILGTIQNAKMLIEVQREFGSFNEYIWQFTKGKQINSKIETMKQIPAKTAVSDAMSKDLLSRGFKFVGSTICYAYMQAAGMVNDHETSCFRHKACAALARKMK, encoded by the coding sequence ATGAACAAAACAGTTACGCGCTGCGGTTGGCCGGGAGCGGACGAGCTGATGCAGGCCTATCATGATACGGAATGGGGCGTTCCGGTAACGGACGACCGGAAGCATTTTGAATTTCTGCTGCTGGACGCGTTTCAAGCCGGGCTGTCGTGGCGCACGATTCTGCACAAGCGTGAGAATTTTCGCAAGGCCTTCGCGGAATTTGATTACAAGCGCGTGGCAAAGTTCGGTGACAAGGAGTTCGCGCGGCTGATGGACGACGCGGGTATCGTGCGCAACCGGTTGAAGATACTGGGGACGATTCAGAATGCCAAGATGCTGATTGAAGTTCAGCGCGAGTTCGGGAGCTTCAATGAGTATATCTGGCAATTTACGAAGGGCAAGCAAATCAACAGCAAGATCGAGACCATGAAGCAGATTCCGGCCAAGACGGCAGTGTCGGATGCGATGAGCAAGGATCTGTTGTCGCGCGGTTTCAAATTTGTGGGCTCGACGATCTGTTATGCGTACATGCAAGCGGCGGGGATGGTGAACGATCATGAGACGAGCTGTTTCCGGCACAAGGCCTGCGCGGCGCTGGCGCGGAAGATGA